One Paraburkholderia dioscoreae DNA segment encodes these proteins:
- a CDS encoding MIP/aquaporin family protein, translating into MHPYIAEFIGTALVVLLGDGAVANVLLARTKGKGADLIVIVMGWAMAVFIAVYVTASFSGAHLNPVVTVSLALAGKFAWAKVPGYVAAQMLGGMAGALLVWVAYRQHFAKEGDADVKLGVFCTAPAIRSVPHNLLTEMIATFVLILGVLYLASPQVGLGALDALPVGLLVLGIGISLGGPTGYAMSPARDLSPRLMHALLPIPGKRDSDWHYAWIPVCGPLLGGAAAACLYLYLHVH; encoded by the coding sequence ATGCATCCTTACATTGCGGAATTCATCGGCACGGCGCTCGTGGTGCTGCTCGGCGACGGCGCCGTTGCCAACGTGCTGCTTGCGCGGACCAAAGGCAAAGGCGCGGATCTGATCGTGATCGTGATGGGTTGGGCGATGGCCGTGTTCATCGCCGTCTACGTCACCGCGTCCTTCAGCGGCGCGCACCTGAATCCTGTCGTGACCGTCAGCCTCGCGCTGGCCGGCAAGTTCGCGTGGGCCAAAGTGCCGGGCTATGTGGCCGCGCAGATGCTCGGCGGCATGGCCGGCGCGCTGCTCGTGTGGGTCGCCTATCGCCAGCACTTCGCGAAAGAAGGCGATGCCGACGTAAAGCTCGGCGTGTTCTGCACCGCGCCGGCGATTCGCAGCGTGCCGCATAACCTGCTCACCGAAATGATCGCCACCTTCGTGTTGATTCTCGGCGTGCTGTATCTGGCTTCGCCGCAAGTCGGCCTCGGCGCGCTCGACGCGCTGCCGGTCGGCCTGCTGGTGCTCGGCATCGGCATCTCGCTCGGCGGCCCGACCGGCTACGCGATGAGTCCCGCACGCGACCTGTCGCCGCGTTTGATGCACGCGCTGCTGCCGATTCCGGGCAAGCGCGATAGCGACTGGCACTATGCGTGGATTCCGGTTTGCGGTCCGCTGCTGGGCGGTGCGGCGGCAGCGTGTCTGTATTTGTACCTGCACGTGCATTGA
- the glpK gene encoding glycerol kinase GlpK has protein sequence MQDQYILALDQGTTSSRAMLFDRLGNIMSTAQKEFRQIYPRPGWVEHDPQEIWSTQAGVAAEAVTRAGMNGTSIAAIGITNQRETTIVWDRETGHPVYNAIVWQDRRTADFCDLLKEQGLEEKVRAKTGLPIDSYFSATKIRWILDNVEGAREKAKQGRLAFGTVDSWLVWNFTKGGLHITDVTNASRTMLFNIHSLKWDDELLEALDIPRSMLPEVRASSETYGPTKTTVFASKIPLAGIAGDQHAALFGQMCTESGMVKNTYGTGCFLVMNTGDKPIESKNNLVTTIAWQIGDQINYALEGSIFIGGAVVQWLRDGLGIIKNAAEIETLARSVPHCDGVYLVPAFAGLGAPHWNARARGTLFGVTRGTSSAHIARAALDSIAYQSLDVLKAMEADSGIRIGELRVDGGACANNLLMQFQADILGVDAVRPKVSETTALGAAYLAGLAVGYWKDVDELQSQWKLDRRFTPALPHAEVKACLDGWKRAIRAAKAWADTP, from the coding sequence ATGCAGGATCAGTACATTCTCGCGCTTGACCAAGGCACCACCAGCTCGCGCGCGATGCTGTTCGATCGGCTCGGCAATATCATGTCGACCGCCCAGAAGGAATTCCGGCAAATCTACCCGCGCCCGGGCTGGGTCGAACACGATCCGCAGGAAATCTGGTCGACCCAGGCCGGCGTCGCCGCCGAGGCCGTGACGCGCGCCGGCATGAACGGCACCTCGATCGCCGCGATCGGCATCACCAACCAGCGCGAAACCACCATCGTGTGGGATCGCGAAACCGGCCATCCTGTCTATAACGCGATCGTCTGGCAGGATCGCCGCACCGCGGACTTCTGCGACCTGCTCAAAGAGCAGGGGCTCGAAGAAAAAGTTCGCGCAAAAACCGGCCTGCCGATCGACTCGTATTTCTCGGCCACCAAGATCCGCTGGATTCTCGACAACGTCGAGGGCGCGCGCGAAAAAGCCAAACAGGGCCGTCTTGCGTTCGGCACCGTCGATAGCTGGCTGGTGTGGAATTTCACCAAGGGCGGCCTGCACATCACCGACGTCACCAACGCGTCGCGCACGATGCTGTTCAACATCCACTCGCTGAAGTGGGACGACGAACTGCTCGAAGCGCTCGACATTCCACGCAGCATGCTGCCGGAAGTGCGTGCTTCGTCGGAAACGTACGGCCCGACCAAGACCACCGTGTTCGCTTCGAAGATTCCGCTCGCGGGGATCGCCGGCGATCAGCACGCCGCGCTCTTCGGCCAGATGTGCACGGAGTCGGGCATGGTGAAGAACACCTACGGCACGGGCTGCTTCCTCGTGATGAACACCGGCGACAAGCCGATCGAATCGAAGAACAATCTCGTCACCACGATTGCCTGGCAGATCGGCGACCAGATCAATTACGCGCTGGAAGGCAGCATCTTCATTGGCGGCGCGGTAGTGCAATGGCTGCGCGACGGCCTCGGCATCATCAAGAACGCCGCTGAAATCGAAACGCTGGCGCGCAGCGTGCCGCATTGCGACGGCGTGTATCTGGTGCCGGCCTTCGCCGGCCTTGGCGCACCGCACTGGAATGCGCGCGCTCGCGGCACGCTGTTCGGCGTGACGCGCGGCACGTCGTCGGCGCATATCGCACGCGCCGCGCTCGACTCGATCGCCTATCAATCGCTCGACGTGTTGAAGGCGATGGAAGCCGACTCCGGCATTCGCATCGGCGAATTGCGAGTGGACGGCGGCGCCTGCGCGAACAATCTGCTGATGCAATTCCAGGCGGACATTCTCGGCGTCGACGCCGTGCGCCCCAAGGTGTCGGAAACGACCGCGTTGGGCGCCGCTTATCTGGCCGGTCTCGCGGTGGGTTACTGGAAAGATGTCGACGAGCTGCAAAGCCAGTGGAAACTCGACCGCCGCTTCACGCCCGCCCTGCCGCACGCCGAGGTCAAGGCATGCCTCGACGGCTGGAAGCGCGCGATCCGCGCCGCGAAGGCCTGGGCCGATACGCCCTGA
- a CDS encoding HAD family hydrolase, translated as MIDHLICDCDGVLVDSEIIADRVMLETLSATFPGLEFEPIVKTAFGQQTSRFLEGIERSFDITLPANFFDTIEHNVELALAASLSPINGVRDALQRVALPAAVVSNSRMTRVNASVRRAGLQQIFGERIFSAEQVARPKPYPDVYLFAAKTLGVEPSRCVVVEDSVAGLNAARAAGMKTIAFVGASHIPDGYADALRKMGMTRIMQHMDELPALVEAGMRGEFGDVQS; from the coding sequence ATGATCGACCACCTCATCTGTGACTGCGACGGCGTGCTCGTCGACAGCGAAATCATCGCTGACCGCGTAATGCTCGAAACGCTGAGCGCCACGTTCCCCGGCCTCGAATTCGAACCCATCGTCAAAACGGCCTTTGGCCAGCAAACGTCGCGCTTTCTCGAAGGCATCGAGAGGTCGTTCGATATCACGCTGCCCGCCAATTTTTTCGACACTATCGAACACAACGTCGAGCTCGCGCTCGCGGCTTCGCTCAGCCCGATCAACGGCGTGCGCGACGCGTTGCAACGAGTCGCCTTGCCGGCCGCCGTCGTCTCGAACAGCCGCATGACGCGCGTGAATGCATCGGTGCGGCGCGCGGGTCTGCAGCAGATTTTCGGCGAACGCATTTTCAGCGCGGAACAGGTGGCCCGCCCGAAGCCTTATCCCGACGTGTATCTGTTCGCCGCGAAGACGCTGGGCGTGGAGCCGTCACGATGCGTCGTGGTGGAAGACAGCGTGGCGGGTTTGAATGCAGCGCGGGCGGCGGGTATGAAAACGATCGCTTTCGTCGGCGCGAGCCATATTCCCGATGGCTACGCGGACGCGCTGCGCAAGATGGGCATGACGCGCATCATGCAGCATATGGATGAATTGCCCGCGCTGGTCGAAGCGGGCATGCGCGGCGAATTCGGTGACGTGCAGTCGTAG
- the glpD gene encoding glycerol-3-phosphate dehydrogenase, which translates to MTQGSRYDLLVVGGGINGAGIARDAAGRGLSVLLCEQDDLAAHTSSASTKLIHGGLRYLEYREFGLVRKALQERETLLRAAPHIMWPLRFVMPHMPDLRPAWLIRAGLFLYDHLAKRELLPGSRGIVMRNHPAGAPLVDSIKRGFVYSDGWVNDARLVVLNALDAEERGAKILTRTKLLSAVRAGGEWRAQLKRADGTILDVRAASIANAAGPWVGELLQGALGRAASHSVRLVKGSHIVTRRLFEHDHAYIFQNPDKRIIFAIPYEHDYTLIGTTDLEYRGDPSQVAINAEETQYLCDSINRYFKQKISPADVRWTYSGVRPLLEEEGADNPSAVTRDYSLELDAPAGEAPLLSVFGGKITTFRKLAEEAVDQLAHALHHDASSWTAGAPLPGGDMPGANFERFLGEFRQQHAWLPADLAHRLARAYGTRVKHVIGNARSVAELGRAFAPGLYEAELTYLRDTEWARSAQDVLWRRSKLGLHVEPGTLDSITRDIDAWFAREPARQSA; encoded by the coding sequence GTGACGCAAGGCTCAAGATACGATTTGCTCGTGGTGGGCGGCGGGATCAACGGCGCCGGCATCGCTCGCGACGCGGCGGGCCGCGGCCTGTCGGTTCTGCTGTGCGAACAGGACGATCTGGCGGCGCATACGTCGTCGGCCAGTACCAAGCTGATTCACGGCGGGCTGCGCTATCTGGAATACCGCGAGTTCGGGCTGGTGCGCAAAGCCCTGCAGGAGCGCGAAACGCTGTTGCGCGCCGCGCCGCACATCATGTGGCCGCTGCGCTTCGTGATGCCGCACATGCCCGACCTGCGCCCGGCCTGGCTGATCCGCGCCGGTCTGTTCCTGTACGACCATCTGGCCAAACGCGAACTGCTGCCCGGCTCGCGCGGCATCGTGATGCGCAACCATCCGGCGGGCGCGCCGCTCGTCGATTCGATCAAGCGCGGCTTTGTGTACTCGGACGGCTGGGTCAACGACGCGCGGCTGGTCGTGCTGAACGCGCTGGATGCCGAGGAGCGCGGCGCGAAAATTCTCACCCGCACGAAACTGTTGAGCGCCGTGCGCGCCGGCGGCGAATGGCGCGCGCAACTCAAACGCGCCGACGGCACGATTCTGGACGTGCGCGCCGCCTCGATTGCGAATGCCGCGGGGCCGTGGGTCGGCGAACTGCTGCAAGGCGCGCTCGGCCGCGCGGCGTCGCACAGCGTGCGGCTCGTGAAAGGCAGCCACATCGTCACGCGGCGTCTGTTCGAACACGACCACGCGTACATCTTCCAGAATCCGGACAAGCGGATCATCTTCGCGATTCCGTACGAACACGATTACACGCTGATCGGCACAACGGATCTCGAATATCGCGGCGACCCGTCGCAAGTGGCGATAAACGCCGAAGAAACGCAATACCTGTGCGACTCGATCAACCGCTATTTCAAGCAGAAGATCTCGCCGGCCGACGTGCGCTGGACCTATTCGGGCGTACGCCCGCTGCTCGAAGAAGAAGGCGCGGACAACCCGTCCGCGGTCACGCGCGATTATTCGCTTGAACTCGACGCGCCCGCCGGTGAAGCGCCTCTGCTGTCGGTGTTCGGCGGCAAGATCACCACCTTCCGCAAACTGGCGGAAGAAGCCGTCGACCAACTCGCGCATGCGCTGCATCACGACGCATCGTCATGGACAGCCGGCGCGCCATTGCCCGGCGGCGATATGCCCGGCGCCAACTTCGAGCGCTTTCTCGGCGAATTCAGGCAGCAGCATGCATGGTTGCCGGCCGACCTCGCGCACCGCCTCGCCCGCGCCTACGGCACACGCGTCAAGCATGTGATCGGCAATGCGCGTTCCGTGGCCGAGCTCGGCCGCGCCTTCGCGCCCGGTCTTTACGAAGCGGAACTGACTTACCTGCGCGATACCGAATGGGCGCGCAGCGCACAAGACGTGTTGTGGCGCCGATCGAAACTCGGCTTGCACGTCGAACCGGGCACGCTCGATTCGATCACACGCGATATCGACGCATGGTTCGCCCGCGAACCCGCGCGACAGAGCGCATAG